Below is a window of Gemmatimonadota bacterium DNA.
ACATCATCCTGTGACCACCCCTTATCAATCCGCAACTGCCTGATTCTCCCACCAAAGGTCATATCACAGATCATCACGCCACTGGACAATTCCCTGATCGAGACGCCCAGTGCTTCTGCAATGCGTTCTGCATCCAAAAAATACAACCGGCGTTCTCCCGACTCAATCAAGCTCATTTTTGTACGAGACCAGCCCAATTTCTCGGCCAACTGGTACGATTTAATACCCCGCCGATTGCGAATCTTGCGAATATTTGACCCGTGATTTTCCATGTACCAAATAATTTTCCTTTTGAAAATTATTGCCAAATTCGTTGTTTGTTTTTATTTTCATTCAGAAAATTAACAGGCAAGACAACGGGTGAGGGCCAACCGTTCCCCAACGAACCCCCACCCGTCTATAACAACACACATATAGACATGTGGTATGATATAAATATACCCAAACTCGCAAATAGTCAAATGATTTTCCATCTCCAAAAGGTACCTTAAATGCCTAAATCTCTATACCTTAATAGTTCTATCCTCAACGCCATCGCAGTAATTCGCGCCCTCCAGCGCAGCAAACATCACCCGCTCGGTACACGCGACATCGCGCAGTGCGCTGGCATTACTCATGACCAGTCCTATCGCGCACTCATCACCCTCGAATCCGCAGGCATAGTGAATTGTGTGATCAATGGTCGCCGATGGTTACTCTCCGATGGCGTATCTATCCCCCACAGGAGGAAAAATGCAAAACGGACCGCTTGAGCATGTGCGAGATACTCATGCGACTGAGGTCGAACAGTTCGATATCACACCCTACACAGACGGAAAGCCATTTTCTCTCGAGCGAAGCACGCGCCTCATCCGGCACCACATCGACACGATAGATGTGGCGATCTTCAAAATCGGAAAAGAACTGCTTTGGGTAAAAAAAGAACTGCCTCACGGAGCATTTATCCAATGGCTTAAAAATGAAATGAAATTCCCAAAACGACGAGCACAAGAATGCATGCAAATCGCCCGGTGGGTCATTGAATCCAAATCGCCACATGCCCTTGCGTTCCTGCGCCGGATCGCAGGCAAGTCAAAGACAAAGATGCTCATGGCTGTATCCAATACCACCGAACAGGATGTAGATGAAGCGATGGAGACCGGGCATTTTTTGGGGCGACCGATAGACGAGATAAAAGATACGCCCATAGGTAGCCTCCGGGAGAAATACCGCAAGGAACACGCTAAAAACGAGCAACTCAAAGAGGATTTCCCCAAAAAAAAAGACAGGCAATTCAATGCCAAAACCGTACTCGGACAAAAAGCCCCACAAGCTGTCGATCATCCCGCGCCTCTGGCGAAGATCAACCGTGTCCTTATCCGCACCACCGAATCACTCTCAGTTCTCACAGAGGCGGTTGGGGAGATATATGAAGACCCGGAAAACGACGCTATCCTGGCCTCAGAGGACTGGCAGCAGCTATCGACCACCATACGCCACACACTGGACGAGAAAATAGGGACAATCTATGGGCGTATCCAGACAGAAGAGCCATGCAACCACACCCCATATCCCTTTGCGGACTCTGCAGGGGAGAGATTACCGCACGGGGCGGCGGCAGGGCATAATGAGAATAAAGAAAAGCCCTGCCGCCAAAAAAATGAACTGAGAAAAAATGAGAACCATCTACTCACCACACGCGAGGCTGCTGAGCGCGCCGGAGTCAAAATACACTTGCTGTATGGGGCCGTGAAGGACGGTCGCATCGCCTACACACGAAAACCGGGGCGATACAAAGAGGATGAATACCGGTTTGATCCAGACGAGGTTGACCGTTTTGCCGCCACTGTCCCCGTGAAAAAAAAACCAACCACTACAAAACAGACAGAAATCGAGTCCGCTGACGGATGGGTGATCAAGTATAAAAACGAAGTAGTTTTTACGGGCACATTGGGCGCATGCTTGCCAGTGCGTGCCGAGAGAGAACAGGCCGGCCAGTATTGCACCATTGAAAAAAGAAATTCGCGAAGTAAAAATTAAGGAGAAAATTATGGTTTTAGGAAGATCATTTGTTGCGCGGATTACGCCAGCAGAAATCGAAAAAATTGCCAAGCTCAGGTCCTGGTCTGTTTCTATCCTCTCATCTAAAATCGGGTGCTCCAGATCTGCAATCTACCGTGCGATCAGGGCGGGCGAATTGGCAACTACGCAAGAGCCCGGCTATTTGCGTGTATTGTCTTCGTCTCTCATTTCGCTATGGGAAAAATGCCACTTTTGACGCCCTCCCTGCGCTGAAGCGACGAGGCGTGTTTTATTTATTCACACCCCATCCACATACCCCCTTGTAATATCGATAATCAACCCAATGTCATACCGCGCATCCTCCACGGGTGTGCGGCACGGCTCGCCATCTGTAATACACGCGTAAAAATGCCGAAGCTCTCTCACAAACGGACTCTCCCAATCAATTTCGGGACTGCGCGTACCGTGGGACCCATTGGCGTGAATCTCCAGCACATCGAGCGTTGACAAAATCCCCCGTGCAAAACCCGTGGGATACGACAAAATAACGCGCTTATCGTCCTTGTGAACCTCGAGCGTCTCCTTAAAATGCCACAAATCGGGCAAATCGATCCACGTAGCCACACACCGCGCCCCCGATGCATATTGCAAAATCGTCGTCATCGCCCGCCCGCCTTGCCACACCTCGGTACTCACCACATTAGTCGGATTCCCCAGCATCAGACGCAACCCGTACAAATCGTGAATCATACTCCCCGACAGCGTAAAAAACGCCCGCGCAACATCATCTGACACATCGCCCACCGCCTGCTTCAAAGCCGCCTGCCGCGCTTTGTTTCTCTCAACTGCCGCTTCGGGCGGCAAATCGTCAAAATAGGTCAACTCAAACTGCTTCAAATGCAAATTATTATTCGGATGCAAATGATTCACCTGCACAAAACGCACATCGCCCGCATCCCCCACCTCCTCCCGTGCCAACTCATACGCCGGATCATAGACCTTCATATAGCCCACCTGCCCCACCGTACCCGCTCGCTCCTTCGCGGCACATATCGCATCCACTTCCTCGAGCGAATAGCACATCGGCTTCTCAATAAACACATGCTTACCCGCCTCAAAAGCCGCCACCGCCAGTTCCGTCTTAGGATCGGCATGGCACAAAATCACCGCATCCACATCCTGCGCCTGTAACAACTCATGCGGATCCGTCGTATAATTCGGCACGCCAAAAACCTCTGCCAGCCACCGCGCCAACCCCGGCGAAATATCGCACACCCACGTCACCTCATAAAGCGCGTGCAAAACACCCAGATTGGGCATATGCTGCACCTGTGCAATCGCGCCGCAACCAATAATCCCCATTTTGATCTTCGACATCACACCCTCCTGACCTTTATATTTTCCACCACAGCCGTAACCCCGGCAACCACACCTGTGCGAATCGTCTCCAACGCCATACTCGGCTGCGACCTGCCCAACTCCGTAACAAGCTCTGGCGTAGGCGGCACGTGAATAAACCCCGCAGGCAGATCATCCTCAGCGACCAGATGCAACACAGAATACATAATGTGATTGCACAAAAACGTACCCGCCGAATACGTCAGCCTCGCCGGCACCCCGGCATCCTCCATCCGCTCAACCATAGCCCGGGTCGGCACAGTTGCAAAATAGGCATCCGGCCCCCCTTCAACAATGGGATAATCGACCCCATCTATCACCTTCAAATTAATCCCAACGCGCTCGACATGGAGCGCAGACGCAGAACCGTGCAACCCCAAACACACCACCGCTACTGGCTCGTGCTCTGCAATCAGCGGAGCAACCCGATCAATATCCGCCCCGTGAACAACCGGCAACACAGCCGAAACAACCTCGCATCCACCAATCGAAGACCCGTCCAGAGACTCAGCCACAGCACCCGATGGATTGGACGACCACTCTGCCCAGGGTTCAAAACCCGTCAGTAAAATCTTCACGCGCCCTCCACTGTAATACAAGAAACCATACGCCCACCCGCAATCTCAACACCCGCGCACTGGACAGCTTCGATAGTAACACCCCCCTTATCCCAGACAACAATACCCGTCCCCATCGCCTCGACATGAACCTCGCCCTCGGGCACCGTAAGCGTCAGCGGTTCAGGCTCCACCCCGTAAAAAGCAGCCACATAGCGCTCGGTCTCCGAACATGCAAAAAGCCATGCGGGCTGTCTTCCGCAGATCAACATAGCGTCTCCAACCGAGATTTCACCCGTACAACTCTGACGGGCGAACGGCGACTCAAGCGGAGGCCAGCCCAGGACACCCTCCTGCGTCCAGCGCTTCTGCAGAACCCACGCCAGCAAATCGATCTCAATACCGAGACGCTCCCCATCCCGGAGATATTCCACAGACCACGGCCGCGTCTTCCCCGCTTCATAAGTCACAGGGAGCGCAGCATCATCCTTCAATTCACCACCAGCAACCGCCCGAACAAAAGATTGCACATCGGCATAATCCGAACGCTCAGCCATCTCCGCATAAAAACCGCACCGGGGTTTGCCCTGATAAAAAGAACCCGGATGTCCCTGTTCCCAGAACGTCTTGGACGGACCCAGATAATTGTAAAGCTCGAAAAAAAGATGCGTATCGTACTCCACCAGACGAAGAGGCGCAT
It encodes the following:
- a CDS encoding DUF3102 domain-containing protein — encoded protein: MVADGYSPMAYLSPTGGKMQNGPLEHVRDTHATEVEQFDITPYTDGKPFSLERSTRLIRHHIDTIDVAIFKIGKELLWVKKELPHGAFIQWLKNEMKFPKRRAQECMQIARWVIESKSPHALAFLRRIAGKSKTKMLMAVSNTTEQDVDEAMETGHFLGRPIDEIKDTPIGSLREKYRKEHAKNEQLKEDFPKKKDRQFNAKTVLGQKAPQAVDHPAPLAKINRVLIRTTESLSVLTEAVGEIYEDPENDAILASEDWQQLSTTIRHTLDEKIGTIYGRIQTEEPCNHTPYPFADSAGERLPHGAAAGHNENKEKPCRQKNELRKNENHLLTTREAAERAGVKIHLLYGAVKDGRIAYTRKPGRYKEDEYRFDPDEVDRFAATVPVKKKPTTTKQTEIESADGWVIKYKNEVVFTGTLGACLPVRAEREQAGQYCTIEKRNSRSKN
- a CDS encoding Gfo/Idh/MocA family oxidoreductase; translated protein: MSKIKMGIIGCGAIAQVQHMPNLGVLHALYEVTWVCDISPGLARWLAEVFGVPNYTTDPHELLQAQDVDAVILCHADPKTELAVAAFEAGKHVFIEKPMCYSLEEVDAICAAKERAGTVGQVGYMKVYDPAYELAREEVGDAGDVRFVQVNHLHPNNNLHLKQFELTYFDDLPPEAAVERNKARQAALKQAVGDVSDDVARAFFTLSGSMIHDLYGLRLMLGNPTNVVSTEVWQGGRAMTTILQYASGARCVATWIDLPDLWHFKETLEVHKDDKRVILSYPTGFARGILSTLDVLEIHANGSHGTRSPEIDWESPFVRELRHFYACITDGEPCRTPVEDARYDIGLIIDITRGYVDGV